The Gopherus evgoodei ecotype Sinaloan lineage unplaced genomic scaffold, rGopEvg1_v1.p scaffold_34_arrow_ctg1, whole genome shotgun sequence genome window below encodes:
- the LOC115641463 gene encoding small nuclear ribonucleoprotein Sm D2 has translation MSLLNKPKSEMTPEELQKREEEEFNTGPLSVLTQSVKNNTQVLINCRNNKKLLGRVKAFDRHCNMVLENVKEMWTEVPKSGKGKKKSKPVNKDRYISKMFLRGDSVIVVLRNPLIAGK, from the exons AT GAGCCTCTTAAACAAACCCAAGAGTGAGATGACCCCCGAGGAGCTGCAGaagcgggaggaggaggagttcaaCACAGGGCCACTGTCTGTCCTCACTCAGTCGGTCAAGAACAACACTCAGGTGCTGATCAACTGTCGCAACAACAAGAAGCTGCTGGGACGTGTCAAGGCCTTTGACAG GCACTGTAACATGGTGCTGGAGAACGTCAAGGAGATGTGGACGGAGGTGCCCAAGAGCGGCAAGGGCAAGAAGAAATCAAAGCCTGTCAACAAGGATCGCTACATCTCCAAGATGTTCCTGCGGGGGGACTCGGTCATTGTGGTGCTGAGGAACCCCCTCATTGCCGGCAAATAG